One Lepisosteus oculatus isolate fLepOcu1 chromosome 13, fLepOcu1.hap2, whole genome shotgun sequence genomic region harbors:
- the LOC107079229 gene encoding uncharacterized protein: MIIFFVTYNNELKQDQHFYRTDKCWILSNIVKQHQSSVTVELGASVTLECLLRQTYPNSAVNWFKQVHGQSPTLIGSVEKNISYYNEFKNNERFSIAKRENNLTYFTISNIQWSDIASYYCGIVRFKTVIFGNGTFIQPKANETAAEKPNPGPCEGYGLLTVLALGGMSAVLLIIIVVLVYQLNKRRRYNHSTGHVSENTHQASHSQSHDDQRGSSDVLTYAALEFYQNNRNTGKKRREMRKESEHVSEYAAIRTLARR; the protein is encoded by the exons atgattatatTTTTTGTGACATACAATAATGAACTTAAACAAGATCAACATTTTTATCGGACAGACAAAT GTTGGATTCTAAGTAACATCGTTAAGCAGCATCAGTCTTCAGTGACAGTTGAGCTAGGAGCTTCTGTTACACTGGAGTGTCTTTTACGACAGACCTACCCCAACAGTGCCGTCAACTGGTTCAAACAAGTCCATGGGCAATCACCTACACTCATCGGATCAGTTGAGAAAAATATATCTTATTACAATGAGTTTAAGAACAATGAACGTTTTTCAATagcaaaaagagaaaataatttaacgTATTTCACCATTTCCAATATTCAGTGGTCGGATATCGCCAGCTATTATTGTGGAATAGTAAGGTTCAAAACTGTGATCTTTGGGAATGGAACTTTCATACAACCTAAAG CCAACGAGACCGCAGCTGAGAAGCCAAATCCAG GGCCATGTGAAGGGTATGGCCTTTTAACAGTCCTGGCTCTGGGTGGCATGAGTGCCGTGCTCTTGATAATCATCGTTGTCCTTGTTTACCAACTGAACAAGAGAAGAAGATATAATCACAGTACAG gacatgtttctgaaaatacCCATCAGGCTTCTCATTCCCAGTCTCATGATGATCAG AGAGGAAGCAGTGATGTGCTCACGTATGCTGCCCTGGAATTTTACCAGAATAATCGGAATACTggaaaaaagagaagagaaatgaGGAAGGAATCGGAGCATGTCTCAGAGTATGCTGCTATTAGAACTCTGGCCAGAAGATAA